The following nucleotide sequence is from Zea mays cultivar B73 chromosome 1, Zm-B73-REFERENCE-NAM-5.0, whole genome shotgun sequence.
TGTTGTCGTGTAAAGAGTTTGACCATTACTGCAGCAGTAACTTTGAGTCCAGAGCAGTTAGCAAACAAGTGGCAAGAATTTTGGAATCAGTTCACAAGCGGCATTAATTTGTATACAAGCCTACAATGGATTTTTTATGAGGCTGTTTAAGCTTCATATAAACCTTGTTGTATTAGTTGACCTGTAATTTCTGCAACTCAAAAGCTAGTAGAAATGTGGAATCAGTTCACACTGCAGAAATCACAAGCCCCATTGTGGACACTGCCACAAGAATCTAATAATTTGCAGTGCTTCATTGTGGGAGAGCTAAATTATCGAGAACAACATGGAAGAAGCACAAATGCACAATCGTAGCTTGTCACATCGCGCTAAGGGCTAACTTTTTTAGGTAAAAAACTTGTGCCTAATTGAACTGCCTAACTGCTTCCACACATCATGTATCACAAACACACGATTTTGCCTTAAGGGCCAATCTAAGTATCTAACAATACCAAAATAACATGAACCTAATATTAAGTAGCAAAAAGGAGGGACATGATTCTCTCAAAGGTAAACTACATAATAAATGtataaactaagcacgtaccagcGCTCCCTGTGAACCCGGATCTCCAAAGACAGCCTCCGTTCAGAATTTACATCTTTCTGATTAGCTTTATAGGAACACTATTGGTCGATGGGGGCGCTGAGTGGCACCACGGAGGGGCTTCAGTGCCCGTAGGGCAGAGACAACGACCCTGGCCCTAGACGAGGCGACGAGTAGGAGGGAGCTCGGCTGGGCGAGGCCAGAGGGTTGCGAGGGGCGGATGGAGCTGGCGAGGAGGCGAGCGGCGGGGACATGACCTTTGTCGATTCGACCACCACCTCGATGCTCGGGAGGCGGGTGTGGCGGGTGGGGGCAGGACAATGTCTCGGGGCTCGAGGGCGGGGGGAGGGGCGTCGGGAGCGGTGCTGCTGTGGGCTTGGGCTTGAGCGGGGGCGAGGAAGGAGACCGCACATGCGTGGAAGATGTCGTAGTTCATGATGACATGGAGCGCGCTTGTCCGGGCATAGAGGGCGGCGATGGAGAGAGGCCTTGGCCGGGGAGGTCGAGAGCCACGGTGTGGACGCCGCGGGAGGAGAGCGATGAGAGGATGCAGCCTTAGGACAAGGACCCTGTGGCGAGGCTCGGGATGATGAGGATGCGGTGCGCGGGGGAGCCAGCGTCGTTGCCGGCAATGCGAGAGGTCACGACGAACAGGCCGGGGAGGGATCGAGCTTGAGGACGCACCCTGCGGCGAGGTGTGTACAGAGGAGGCGAGAGAAGAACTGGAGATGAGGGAGGCAGGATGTGGGTGATAAGGAGCGTGTGGAGGGGTGGCGGCGAGGTTTCGGGGGAGGTGTGGTGGCGCGGGCGAGGACGAAGGAGCACATGCGGGCAAAGATGAATCACGGGGGAGGACGACGGAAGGACGACGGGCGAGGACGAAGGAGCACATGCGGGCATCGGGCGAAGATGGATCACGGGGGCGGGGGCACGCGAATCACGGGAGCGGAGGCACGGTGAAGCAGGTGGACGCCTACTTTGCtctcttatagagtagtaaagaTTAAGCCTGGATAATGGTAAATCTGCAAGATACATGTTGTTTAACGCCTGAATACAATAATGTCTTTGGTAACATGTTTTATCTAAAAATATGGATGTAATGCCCTTTTGCAATTTTACTGATTTTATTTGGTCACTCAATTGTAGATGACTCAGTCGTTGAGCAAGCTCGGTGACAGTGAAAAAGCACAGTGCACAGTGCACTACTGCTGTGGCTGTTGTCAGCGGGAGGCAGGCTGCCCGCTCTGCAAACACATGGGATAAAACGATCTTTGTCTAGCAAATAAAGGCATGTCATGACAGATTGATGTCAGTGTATTTGTGACCATGTGTTATGAGATTTTGCAAGAACAAACCACAGAGACGAGTTGAAAACACGAAATCAAGAGCCACAAGAAGGGGGAGGATGAGGGTACCTGTTGGTGAAGAGTAGCCCGATGCACAAGTTGCCCATGCAAAGGAGGAAGATCCATTTCTAGGAGATGGGGCCTGTCCCTGGTAGCACCAAATCATCTCCTCATCCTCCTCCCACTCCCAATCTGAGATGCCCTGGTTgaatacccgtgcgttgcaacaaaAAAATAGTGCAACAATACCATATGTATGACCATGTGTTGTATTGTTAATCAAAATGTTAGTGCACAACATGCCATGCCTAAAGCGTATAGGAAGAATAGAAGCACGAAGGAAAAATTACATGATTACCAACACGAGTCAGCTCAGATTGGGACATGAAACAGGAGTAAGAGAAGTAACAATGCCAAACCATAATTTCCAACATCCAATTCTTGATCAATGTCATTGTTGCAAGATCCTCCTTGTTGGGAGATCCTATGGCTGCTGCACCTTAGAAACCAAATTATTAAATCGAACTAATCTGGCCCAGATTTGAAAACCCAAACTCCAACTAAAATGGAACAAAAAGCATTCTTATTTTGACCAGACCTTGTTCTAGCCAAGAACAGACAAAAGGGAGTAACTTTTGAAGCAACATAGATTCGATTTTACCTGTGGATTCCGACATATCGTGCACTGGTAGGGTGTTACCCATATTTACAGCAGTGAACTCCGAGGTAGTTGCGAGTCCTAATAAACTCTAGCCGGATCAGGCAGCAGAATCGATGGGAGGGCATGGGGTTGGAAACTTGCTTGCCCATCCAGTAGATATTCACACTCAGTTCACGACGTCAGTTGCAAGAGTCACCTTCAAAACCTCACTCTGCAGTAGACAATAGTCAATGAGAAACCTTTTTGTTCACAGATTAAAGAAGATTAGGTGCAGGCTGTCAATTGAAATAATACAACCATAAAGATCAATGTGAACATAAGCATTTAAGATGGGACTAATGCTGACCTTAAGCCCAAATTCTTCAGTGTAGCTTAGTACTCCATAAGAGTGCCAAAAAGGAATCCAAACAAAGGCTTGATGACAAACTGTCTGATATAGCCAACAATAATAGCATCTGGCCCTTTTATTGCTTCAATAAAATCCTCGGCGTTTGAGTTTACACAAACAGGAAACATCAAGAACTCCAAAGCCTGTGCATAATACCTGGAGTGCAATAATAAGATTTGTTTCTTATGATTGGCAACTGATATAGAAATTCACCCCATGTTGTCATGGGGTCGTCGCCCTTCTCCACCACAACTTGCAACTGTCCCTCGTCATCCCTTTCTCTAGCCCTTCTCCACCACGACCTCTAGCTGCTCCTCATCGTCAATTTCTCCGGACCCTCATAGCATATAGTTTTGTACTACTAACTATATACAAAGAATCGACTTGCCAGCCTCCCATGCCATCACGGCTGTAGGGGTCCAACAAAATCACCCACAAAAAAGCATAGAGACAATTTAGTTTGGTAATCTAAAGCAAAAACAGATTGGTTTTTACAGAAAAACATTCATAGATTATAGCAAAATAGTATCACGACCATACTTCTAATCTTAGATTAGAAAAAAGATCCATAACATTTCAATGGGTAAAAGAACAGAAGCACCCCATGTGTTGCGGGCCAGCACTATAAGATCACTATTCAGTGCCACTGTTCAAATGTTCATCCAGCGGAAAGAGAGCAGCAACATGGTACTTAGAAAAATGGTGGCTAGAAATTAGAGTGAATTCGCTATTTAATGATTGATATCTTGTACTGATCATGataatcaaatcctctcctaacAACAGCAAATAAAATTAAGACCAATGCTAACAACATTACAGGAGAGAAATCTAAATTTCTGTGTCTATTCTAACAAATCTGAAAAGAAAAAAGTCACTGACCATAACCTTCTGAAGCATCTGCAAAGCTAGTAAAAACGTAGTACAAATCAAAACATTGCATCAAATTAAATCTTTGCATGCTAATAGGATTGTAATGAATTTGGAAGAGGGGATTGGACAATAGTGTTTAGTTTGACTGCTTGGGTGTCTCATCTCACATCTACAGAGTACATATTGTAATATGGAGGGTGAAGTAGAGAACCAGAGTGGATTTTGTAGTCGCTGGCTCAGGAGTGCCCGACAGCGGAGCAGGTCCTCCATGTGCTCGACCTCGGTAGACAGGAAGAGGTGTGGAGTAGGCCCAGTGGAGGTCCTCCCTCGCCATCCGCGCACCAACCTCGCCGTCCGGTGGATAAACCATGTCTCCACATTGTAAACTCCAAATGCATGGCTGGGCGGGGTCGGCAGCGACAGGGCGTGCTGCAGAGGCGGCAACACGTCCATCGGGTGGGATAGCGCATACGCGGCGGTGGTGCGCTGGGAGTAGAGGGGGAGGACGGAGGTGTCGACGTTGGGGCGGTGCGGAGGCCACAAACGGCAAGGTGGAGGAGGTAGAGGGGGGCCATGCTCGTTGCCGTTGATGTCGCGGCCGAGGGAATGGCTTGGGGAGGGGGCATCGGATTTGAGGCTCTAAGACTGCTTTCAACGTTTCCCGCCGAGCTCCCCTACCAATGTAGccgtttagggcttgttcggttctacccaaTCCATATGAATTGAGGGTGATTGAGGGGATTTCAATCCCTATTatggcttgttcggttctaccccaatccatatggatttaggaggattgagggggtttcaatccctaaTAAGTCAAAATCCCTTCCAATCTAtatcaatccccttcaatccatatggattgaaaataaccgaacaagcccttaagtcAAAATCCCtcccaatccgtatcaatcccctccaatccatatggattgaaaataaccgaacaagggggTTGAAATCCCTACAACGGTGCCCCCTCTACACGCTACAGTTATAGTGTACGCTACAGGAAGACAGCAAGTATGGGGTGCGGCAGTGAGCCCCCTGCCCTCAGTTTACGTGTGCGACAGCGTTTTTTAGTTGGAAAAAAATAATAATAGATGGTGAATAGGTAtgaaaaatgatattttatgattATAGTGGGGTATAGAAGAAGGATTTAGGGGAAACCGCTGTATAGGGTGGAAATATAGGGGGAAAGAGAACGCTGATGTGGCACGTGAGTGGGATATAAGGGGAGAAATTTAGAGGATACGCTGAACACAGTCTAAGGACGGGAGGCCGCGTGGTTGTCGTTCCCTCGCATCCCACCGTAGGCCTCGTTTGGCAAGTCTAGGATCTAATACACATGTGACCTAAACCACCCGTGGATAAGATGGATCCAGTCCAGCCACCCAATCCCCCTCCAACCGATCCCCACACACGTGTATTGATTTCCATACGAGTATAAGTGTAACATAGTGACTGTTTGCCATAACTATAAAAAACATTATAATATGCTTTGCTAGCGTTATATACTAAATAAGTATTGTAATATTCATATTTGAAATTTAAAATAAAACAAAAAATACTAATATTCATATTGAAATTTAAAATAACACTGAAAAATTAGCACAAATACTGACCATGGCACATCGAATGTGCAAATTAACATAGCATTCAAAAGTGCTTTGAAAAAAACATTCATCGTTCTAGTCCTGATTTAATAACAAGAAGTATTACAATCAGAGGTGCTTATGGCAAATTAAATAAACATCCATCTTTGTAGTCTTGATTTAATGACAAGAAGGATCACATTCAGAGGTGCTTATAAAAAATGAAGATTTCACAAGTGCTATGACAGGTTCCAACTGAAAGTTCGCTTACTAGATTGCTTTCAAACAATTGCTAGTAATAATTTCAAGGTCTTCCAAATTCTTCGTTGCATTTTCTTTGATCCCTCAAGTTTCAAACAACATCATAAGCAGTATCTGCAGGAGATAAAGACCACAAAAGGGATTAGACAAGATAATATCAAAGTATGAACTATTTTCTGCTATCAATTAGAAGGCAACATTTGCTGCTATCAATTAAAAGAGATAATTAAACAACATCATAACCAGATGGTATGCTACCAGATTATAGCAGAGGCAGTATTTGATGCTGTCAATTAGAAGACTAGTTAAACACTATTTTTTGCTGCTATCAGAGTAGTTGCTGCAAACACCCCAACTTTCAATATCCAAACAATATTTAGTAAACAGTATAAGAGGGATAACAAGAAGATCAGTACCATATATCATGTTCTAGCaatcttcttcctcaaccatTTTATGCGTGTAGCATCTTTGGCAGTCATGAAAATGGCCCTGTTTTGGGCATCCTTAAACACATCATAAGCATCAACCTTCTCATCATCAGAAAGCTCTTCCATTCCATCCACAATAGCAATGCATGTTGTAATAGGGAAATCATCCTCATTTGCATTAGTTGTTGCCCTTTTCTCCACCTCATCTTGTTTTTCTTTCATCTCTAGAAACCTTTCCATCATCTCAACCACCTTCCCATCTTGTCCACGCTTGTCAATTCTTGTCCTTGAACTACCAGCACCAACATTTTTTGCCCTTTTGCTCACTGATGTAGGGGCTATTGGATCTAATACTCTGAGGTCATCATCTTCATTAGAAATGGCTTGTGTGATTGTAGCTTGAGAAGGATGTGCGAAAGCGGCTTGAGAAGGTTGTGCGAAAGCGGCTTGAGAAGGCTGTGCGAAAGCGGCTTGAGAAGGTTGTGTGTAAGCAATTCGAGAAGGTTGTGTGAAAGCGGGTTGAGAAGGTTGTGTGAAAGACGGTTGAGAAGGCTGTGTGAGCATAAAAGCAGCTTGAGAAGGATGTGTAGCAGCACCTTGACAAGGTTGTGTGACTGGAGGTCGAGAAGGCTCAATAGAAGTAAAATTCATGGTTCCCTCAGCAATATTCCCTAAACCAAGAAGCGTTGTAAGTCTTTAAGACTTCAATACTAGGATAAAAATAAGAGGCTCAATACTAAGATAAAGAAAAACATAGATAACATACCATCATGTAGCTCTCCTAAAGCCTCAAATAGTGGGAAAGATTTAGTCCGAAACTTCTTAAGTCTCTCGTTACTCTAAACAAAGCAAGAAAGTGGTTCACTTGAGTTAGTCAATTATAACAAAAATAATCAAAATAAAATCCAGATTTCAACAGAATTAACTTACAATGGTGAGGTTATTCCAAATGGGTTCTTCTGCCTCTATTCTACACAACCGCTCATCCCATGATACCCCACTTTGTTGTCTTGCCTCTTTAAGAGCCTTGTAGTCTCTCTTTAACTCTTTCTCTTTATCTTGGATTTGGCATTTTGTAAATGTGACATAAGGGAATTTCTCATGGAATAACTTGACAATTCTATTCCATGCTTCCGATGACCACCCATTTTGGCCCTTATAACAGTCATTGTTGTGGTCTTGAAGAATTTCAACTAAACCCTTTTCTAGTCCACTATTCCAGTTTGCTCTAAGACGACCAACTATGACAAGAAAATAAAGCAAGTGAGTAGGTGACAGTATAAAATAAGCAAGAATAGGTAACAAAATACCTTTTGGTGATGTTCTCTTCTTGCGCTTGTTAGTAGTAGATCTAGGGGATACTCTTTGCATAGCTGCAGCTTGGATCAGGTTCATCCTAGGAGATCCTCTTCCAAACATTCTTGCTGCATATATAAACATCCAAACGATTGAGACTTAcatatatagaaatatatgagttTAAACATCCAAACAAGTGAGACTTACATATATCATGAACGATGTTGACTATAATCATTCCACATATTCAATGCAATCATATCTCTAACAGAGTTCCCATTATCCACTTGGCTATTAAGCGACACGACATCATTGCTATAGTAATTGTCTCCTCCAGGAAGATCAACAAAAGTTTCTGGCGATATGTTACTTGTTTGGCTATTCAACCAATCTTCATCCCCATTATGCATCCGTATAATATTATGGAACAACACTGCCGCAGCTGGTATTTTCACTTGGTTCCTAATTGGGTGGTGTGTTCCAACTTTTAGAATAGGGAAACGCTTCTTCAAAACTCCTATTGCTCTCTCTATGTGGTTCCGCAATAAAGCATGCTGGTGATTAAATAATTCCTTATAGTTTCTTGGTCGTTGGTGACCGTGGCCAAATTCTTTCAAgtgtgggggccttcggcttccgaaggtcctcaaaaacatgatttaacagtgtttctagagtgtaatgtgtgaacaggtaccttcggacttatatcaaagagggagaacctcaaaagatacgaaggttggcagtgccgaagctgtgaagcaggaaagcttcggcatgttcgcagaaaagggaaccgacttaaagatgaaaaggccatttagacctcgatagattgctatggaattatcaccaaatgtaaagggcatgtatgtaattttgtatgggttgtatcccgtgcctataaataggtgaacagtacccccgtactgttcacgctgacttggcattcgctttttgcgtcacacttgtactttcatctccttccaagccgaaggtacacttataatacaatattgtttctatttctctatgataatataacaaagttaaatgaataatattatataaatattcatgttattttttatgttttatatgcttcgtcttttgtatactgtgatgatgaaggttcgtccttcatgaccttcgtccggagatcgttatatcctaagggaaataatgcttcaaaggacgaaggactttatcgtttaacattttctgtgttgccttgttcttaactcatagcatttgagaacaagtccccaacattggcgcccacctccggtgaactcacttccatttcctgagcttttcgacaccttcggcaatcatcagcttcgtcatgccgccgaagaaggcttcagcaccaggggctggcacgctgcagccgctggaccccaatcaagacgtcctttctctcagagaggcacgaagccagaagaggaaggctaccagtccaacacatccggaggatgatctagatcaggagattcagaatctggaaatccttcagcagcaggttcaacgcaggaaggagaagatggccaggctagctgaactgcagaggcagatagatgaagcctctgaagaagttcgtcatcttgctcaggatgagcaacaccgaaggcctcagcatcaagaccttcatcaggagggctttcacaacgaagacgactggtatgacaatttccatcgtgggaattttgtttttgatgatgcttctcccctgtccgctgagttacaggctacaccttggcctccgtcctacaagccgcctcagctccccgtatttgatggccattcagacccgaagcagttcttgatgagctacgaagcaacagtgtcttcgtacggtggcaatgcttcagtcatggccaaatctttcgttatggctgtcagaagtgttgctcaaacctggtattcctcccttcgaccaggaacgatcacttcatggcagaagctgaaggatttgttgttaaccagttttcaaggatttcagacgaagccggtcactgctcaggctctgttccagtgcactcaggaccacgaagaataccttcaggcatatgtccgaaggttcttgcgtttgagggcacaggcaccaacggtgcccaatgaaattgtcattgaggccatgatcaaggggcttcggccaggtccgtcagctcagtacttcgccagaaagcctcctcaaactttggagaagcttctccagaaaatggacgaatacattcgggccgacaatgactttcgccaaagaagggaggaggctttcagattttctgaaatgaccaggggcttcggagggaggttttacccgaggcatgtgagatcaattcacaattctacgcaaaatgatgacagaggaagccaacagcaaaggccacaatgctcctcgcaggcttctggacaacagcaaagctccttccggccaccagctccaagaggcagaggcgccaggggcttcggaggaagatttggcgatcaaccaagaagaatcttttgcttattctgcggtgagaacaaaggccatactaccaggatgtgccatgttactatacagaagcaaaaggaaatagctgaagcagcagcacaacaagcccagccgaagcaggtcatgcatacagcttcgtatcattcgccctacatcccagaatatgtgggcaaccatcctgcagtctctgctgcttcggcaagtcagccttcagcttcctggcaacagcctccgcctccacctccgttgcaacaaggtcagcagccagaagggagccaatatgctccacatcaaagggacttcagagaacagtccgaagctcgcacggtcaacagcaccgtgccagaatcaaagcacatctattgacaaatatcctaccttaatagcaatctttttcattcagttttattttctgcaataaaggacattgttcaggttttcatgtaattagtttcgttgattcctacaagaaaaatatgttttcttcacaggtttgtgataataaaaaggaccttcggactaccgaaaatccttcgaagcaacaaaaagtcgttctaaggaacgcagagtaagcctgacgaagtcacaaaaagtcgttccgaagggagcgcagtgtaagttttctactccaaagtcgttccaaaaggaatgcagagcatacagcgaaaagtcaacgctgataccgcctaagtaaaaggcgaagaagctccaaagacgttcctaagggaatgcagagcttataccgcctaagtaaaaggcgaagaagctccaaagacgttcctaagggaatgcagagcttattccgcctaagtaaaaggcgaagaagctccaaagacgttcctaagggaatgcagagcttacagcgaagaatcagtgctgatacaaaaatattgtgtggggatatgtgtgtatctttcggaacaaatgtcatctacgtagcataacatcatcacatcattttgcatagcataagcatcatacatcatgttgcatatggcacaagaaggggacacaata
It contains:
- the LOC103643961 gene encoding uncharacterized protein; this encodes MLCTNILINNTTHGHTYGIVALFFCCNARVFNQGISDWEWEEDEEMIWCYQGQAPSPRNGSSSFAWATCASGYSSPTVFGMGATNSSTMGMQQQQQGVYGNMQAGAQNVQSMAGLQNQTQNPNFTQQIQQNQQ
- the LOC103643962 gene encoding uncharacterized protein, with the translated sequence MIIVNIVHDISRMFGRGSPRMNLIQAAAMQRVSPRSTTNKRKKRTSPKVGRLRANWNSGLEKGLVEILQDHNNDCYKGQNGWSSEAWNRIVKLFHEKFPYVTFTKCQIQDKEKELKRDYKALKEARQQSGVSWDERLCRIEAEEPIWNNLTISNERLKKFRTKSFPLFEALGELHDGNIAEGTMNFTSIEPSRPPVTQPCQGAATHPSQAAFMLTQPSQPSFTQPSQPAFTQPSRIAYTQPSQAAFAQPSQAAFAQPSQAAFAHPSQATITQAISNEDDDLRVLDPIAPTSVSKRAKNVGAGSSRTRIDKRGQDGKVVEMMERFLEMKEKQDEVEKRATTNANEDDFPITTCIAIVDGMEELSDDEKVDAYDVFKDAQNRAIFMTAKDATRIKWLRKKIART